Proteins encoded by one window of Leishmania major strain Friedlin complete genome, chromosome 9:
- a CDS encoding putative AAA family ATPase, whose amino-acid sequence MDLLRLYVEFFLLCVQPTVPCRTRAAAAVADVGCNGSYPAAAAAKPAAVDVATQLTTLSFISVPHCVRSFLEGVALLRKDGEAAPAAAGKAGGRKRHRDSIERNGTKSVAADDLVVEGGEDSDLPYQPSVMLQRLRAYGEVQVPGFESDSAYLAAKDVLVYLKHYAYLVSGMALSAAVLRNIELVGLDFRQQCVPCMAAVTELVGHLIDAQLHKMQRLPRVVRLSERLRLSAKAAHTLEYLLVCHCGRYAAGNIAEPLRPANIAYHNDLTPQELLSILSESGVLWKQGLIFSDIKLRTTFMECKYALPIEAIAALSGDQLSEEQLIKLERTALLEVLNEERNAKTTSTAAATPALRAEEHVGGSRSVSPSPKRGDEEGDLEDEEDDDATADSAIALTEEALDSVLEDVDPAVLASKDQDAIYEAVSHRLRNALAGRTATQFGGRAVAAAPVAKNSAATETEEAVKGGKSSREESAMVAPSTAPSTAPPSRTTDTAPRPEDGREATTATSAPLKARLVLADINPLAQRYRCTGASAGAAAAVSSPSATPHTDSSMRGVPYESDIEYMDAAFRILANMIRIRYAEGDMKDEEDSYTPKSKVEASIRELKGKVRVAAAVHESRLQATLATRAFTPRIEQLAQRLQLTEMEKQIMLFMVGNVISHDMLVAVNGRYVMRDGQRLITVGYMLFVLCESLEERVVARRAFYQSSPLVSNGVLSLTLDAVGRSCFNTDLMDYLVDIDRKIVDDVMGIPAETAEMVPGSQLYFPEVELANVVLPTSTMDRVLSTIEHYSLFEQCKKSSGFGDGLGTSKGGLVMLFHGPSGTGKTMLANAVAHHLKKKILLVSVSQFRTSTKAEADALRFLFREAKLSDAIVFFDECEALFEDRTSNGTVTALLSEFERYDGLVILATNRAQNFDEAMNRRISLMMEFRPPDHQLRLRIWRSHIPKQLPVNEDVCLEKLALNYELSGGLIRNAVLAALSRAVAREKSSTPKLTMSDLDEGARLQLRGFFLAAELPEGMSEFYLTPKRTLAELVVEPDLAEKLEGIASSAKSRSTLYTEWGFSEDANDNCGALYLFQGVSGTGKSLAAEAIAYECGATIRLCNVAELLLREEMRVHVVFEEGRRLGAIIVFDEAQVLFNESPKSLQLSQLIQYHARRYPRPVIVIATTVNRDGGGGRHLFSTANINSRSSCMLFQAELTFALPRRPLREQLWRKAFPERVPTSSDVNYGRLSATSISPKLIRMIAFNVCCTAALLPVSDRVVTMAMIEAEMERTVTRERTAVSASAMFA is encoded by the coding sequence ATGGATCTTCTGCGCCTCTACGTTGAGTTCTTCCTGCTCTGTGTCCAGCCAACGGTGCCGTGCCGCAcccgcgcggcagcagcagtggcggacGTGGGCTGCAACGGCAGCTAcccggcagctgcggccgcgaAACCGGCGGCGGTTGATGTGGCAACGCAACTGACGACGCTGTCCTTCATCAGCGTTCCCCACTGCGTGCGCTCCTTCTTGGAGGGCGTGGCCTTGCTACGCAaggacggcgaggcggcgcctgcggcagctggcAAGGCGGGGGGGCGCAAGCGGCATCGTGACAGTATCGAGCGCAACGGGACAAAGTCGGTGGCTGCCGACGACCTCGTCGTCGAGGGTGGCGAGGACAGTGACTTGCCCTACCAGCCGAGCGTCATGCTTCAGCGGCTGCGTGCGTACGGCGAGGTGCAGGTGCCTGGCTTTGAGTCCGACTCCGCTTACCTTGCCGCAAAGGACGTGCTAGTGTACCTCAAACACTACGCCTACCTCGTCTCTGGCATGGCCCTGAGCGCTGCAGTCCTCCGCAACATCGAACTTGTAGGCCTCGACTTCCGCCAACAGTGCGTGCCGTGCATGGCCGCCGTCACCGAGCTCGTCGGCCACCTCATCGATGCGCAGCTTCACAAGATGCAGCGGCTACCACGCGTGGTGCGGCTCAGCGAGCGATTGCGTCTATCCGCGAAGGCTGCCCACACGCTCGAATACCTGCTGGTGTGCCACTGCGGCCGCTATGCGGCTGGCAACAtcgccgagccgctgcggccggcgAACATTGCCTACCACAACGACCTCACCCCACAGGAGCTGTTGTCCATTCTCTCCGAGAGCGGTGTGCTGTGGAAGCAAGGGCTCATCTTTTCCGACATCAagctgcgcaccaccttcATGGAGTGCAAGTACGCTCTGCCCATAGAGGCGATCGCGGCCCTGAGTGGTGATCAGCTGTCGGAGGAGCAGCTCATTAAGCTGGAGCGcaccgcgctgctggaggtgctcaACGAAGAACGGAACGCCAAAACGACGAGCACGGCGGCTGCCACGCCGGCTCTGCGAGCAGAGGAGCACGTCGGTGGCAGTCGCTCTGTATCACCATCACCAAAGCgtggcgacgaggagggcgatttggaggatgaggaggacgatgacgccaccgccgacagcgccatcgcgctgaccgaggaggcgctcgaCAGTGTGCTGGAGGACGTCGACCCGGCTGTGCTAGCTTCGAAAGACCAGGACGCGATTTACGAAGCTGTCTCGCACCGTCTCCGCAATGCCCTCGCCGGCAGAACTGCCACGCAATTCGGCGGTCGtgccgtggcagcagcaccagtcGCAAAGAACTCCGCCGCGACAGAAACAGAGGAGGCGGTAAAGGGCGGCAAAAGCAGTAGAGAAGAGTCGGCGATGGTAGCACCGTCTACAGCTCCGTcgacggcaccgccatcgcGCACGACGGATACCGCACCACGGCCGGAGGACGGCAGggaggcgacgacagcgacgtcTGCACCGCTTAAGGCACGACTGGTTCTTGCTGACATCAACCCGCTCGCCCAGCGATATcgctgcaccggcgccagcgccggtgcagcggcggcggtgtcctcgccatctgccacgccgcacACGGACTCGTCTATGCGGGGGGTGCCCTACGAGTCCGACATCGAGTACATGGACGCGGCCTTTCGCATCCTCGCGAACATGATTCGCATCCGCTACGCGGAGGGCGACAtgaaggacgaggaggactcCTACACCCCCAAGTCCAAGGTGGAGGCGTCGATACGGGAGTTGAAGGGCAAAGtgcgcgtcgcggcggcggtgcacgagTCACGGCTGCAAGCCACTCTCGCTACCCGCGCCTTCACCCCGCGCATcgagcagctcgcgcagcggctgcagctgacgGAGATGGAGAAGCAGATTATGTTGTTCATGGTTGGCAACGTCATTTCGCATGACatgctggtggcggtgaaCGGCCGCTACGTTATGCGGGACGGGCAGCGACTCATCACGGTGGGGTACATGCTCTTCGTTCTGTGCGAGTCGCTGGAGGAACGCGTGGTGGCGCGTCGCGCCTTCTACCAGTCCTCTCCGCTCGTGTCCAACGGCGTCCTGTCCCTCACACTCGACGCCGTCGGCCGCTCCTGCTTCAACACGGACCTCATGGACTATCTCGTCGACATTGATCGGAAGATTGTTGACGATGTCATGGGCATCCCAGCCGAAACGGCGGAGATGGTGCCCGGGTCGCAGCTGTACTTCCCCGAGGTGGAGCTGGCTAACGTGGTACTGCCCACCTCCACGATGGACCGCGTCCTGTCCACCATTGAGCACTACAGCCTCTTCGAGCAGTgcaagaagagcagcggctTCGGCGACGGCCTCGGCACTAGCAAAGGAGGCCTCGTCATGCTCTTCCACGGCCCCAGTGGCACCGGCAAGACGATGCTCGCCAACGCCGTCGCGCACCACCTCAAGAAGAAGATACTCCTCGTCAGCGTGTCGCAGTTTCGCACCTCGACGAAGGCCGAGGCCGACGCGCTCCGCTTTCTCTTCCGCGAGGCGAAGCTGAGCGACGCCATCGTGTTCTTCGACGAGTGCGAGGCGCTCTTTGAGGACCGGACGAGCAACGGCACCGTGACGGCGCTCCTGTCCGAGTTTGAGCGGTACGACGGCCTCGTCATCCTCGCCACCAACCGCGCGCAGAACTTCGACGAGGCCATGAACCGGCGCATCTCGCTCATGATGGAGTTCCGTCCGCCGGACCatcagctgcggctgcgcattTGGAGGTCACACATCCCAAAGCAGCTGCCCGTGAACGAGGACGTGTGCCTGGAGAAGCTAGCGCTGAACTACGAGCTCTCCGGCGGCCTAATCCGCAacgccgtcctcgccgcctTGAGCAGGGCGGTGGCCCGCGAGAAGTCCTCTACACCGAAGCTGACAATGAGCGACCTCGACGAAGGAGctcggctgcagctgcgcggcttcTTTCTCGCCGCGGAGCTGCCGGAGGGGATGAGCGAGTTCTACCTGACCCCAAAGCGCACGCTTGCCGAGCTGGTGGTGGAGCCGGATCTCGCCGAGAAGCTGGAGGGGATCGCCAGCAGTGCCAAGAGCCGCAGCACCTTGTATACCGAGTGGGGCTTCAGCGAGGACGCCAACGACAACTGCGGGGCGCTTTACCTATTCCAGGGCGTGAGCGGCACAGGTAAGTCGCTGGCCGCGGAGGCCATCGCCTACGAGTGCGGCGCCACCATCCGCCTCTGCAACGTCGCGGAGCTCCTGCTCCGGGAGGAGATGCGGGTGCACGTCGTGTTTGAGGAAGGACGCCGCCTTGGCGCCATCATCGTCTTTGACGAGGCGCAGGTCCTCTTCAACGAATCCCCGAAGAGCTTACAGCTCTCACAGCTCATCCAGTACCACGCACGTCGCTATCCGAGGCCCGTCATCGTCATCGCAACAACGGTGaaccgcgacggcggcggtggacgcCACCTGTTCTCCACCGCGAACATCAACTCACGCTCATCGTGCATGCTGTTCCAGGCGGAGCTGACCTTCGCGCTGCCTCGTCGGCCCTTGCGCGAGCAGCTGTGGCGGAAGGCGTTCCCAGAGCGCGTCCCGACGTCCAGCGACGTCAACTACGGTCGCCTCAGTGCCACGAGCATCTCACCCAAGCTGATCCGCATGATAGCCTTCAAtgtctgctgcaccgcggcacTGTTGCCAGTGTCAGATCGGGTCGTGACGATGGCCATGATCgaggcagagatggagaggaCGGTGACGCGGGagcgcaccgccgtctcgGCGAGCGCAATGTTTGCGTAG
- a CDS encoding putative mitochondrial carrier protein — MVVADPSWPTPIVPQVDEGKWALLHPMKPSLVALVPGAAQGATTVVLGHPLDTAKVRMQSGGPHTCRSTIGTMWSMARTEGPSSLYRGVAPPLLMEGAKRSLQFALWDWMRAFARDASASGNGADGAARGGAGGAWEAARDCAHCGLVGIGSNSFVCGAVAGGVGTLIGCPMHVIKIQTQFQTAMDTRNAWTCTRSIYDREGIFGFYRGFRYNVAKDVCFASMYLGLYAVLREHAFFEPPSASTAAETTTTTTTTTRPSRKTSMCAFLSGAVASMATWGLLFPLDTIKTLVQAQQAHAILPVLRQPALLYRGLAASLIKAGPVSGVAMAVYEQTRAFMNKRPTLR, encoded by the coding sequence ATGGTCGTGGCCGACCCCTCTTGGCCCACACCCATCGTGCCACAGGTGGACGAGGGAAAGTGGGCACTCCTGCACCCCATGAAGCCGTCTCTCGTAGCTCTCGTCcccggtgcggcgcagggcgccaccaccgtggTGCTCGGTCATCCGCTGGACACCGCGAAGGTCCGCATGCAGTCCGGCGGGCCGCACACGTGCCGATCTACTATTGGCACGATGTGGTCAATGGCCAGGACAGAGGGCCCAAGCAGCCTTTACCGCGGGGTAGCTCCTCCACTGCTGATGGAAGGAGCCAAGCGCAGCTTGCAGTTCGCCTTGTGGGACTGGATGCGTGCCTTCGCCAGGGATGCGTCGGcaagcggcaacggcgcagATGGAGCGGCTAGAGGTGGTGCGGGTGGCGCTTGGGAGGCTGCGCGCGACTGCGCGCATTGTGGCTTGGTGGGGATCGGCAGCAACAGTTTTGTATGCGGTGCCGTGGCGGGTGGCGTGGGGACGCTGATTGGGTGCCCCATGCACGTTATCAAGATACAGACACAGTTCCAGACCGCCATGGACACGCGGAACGCCTGgacgtgcacgcgcagcatcTACGACCGGGAGGGCATCTTCGGATTTTACCGTGGCTTTCGGTACAACGTGGCAAAGGACGTGTGCTTCGCCAGCATGTACCTCGGCCTCTACGCGGTCCTGCGCGAGCATGCTTTCTTTGAGCCGCCTTCCGCAAGCACCGCTGcggagacgacgacgacgacgacgacgacgacccGCCCTTCGCGAAAGACAAGCATGTGCGCCTTCCTCTCCGGTGCAGTCGCCTCCATGGCTACCTGGGGGCTTCTCTTCCCGCTGGACACCATCAAGACATTGGTGCAGGCACAACAGGCACACGCTATCCTTccggtgctgcgccagcccGCTCTCCTCTACAGGGGTTTGGCCGCCTCGCTCATCAAGGCGGGCCCTGTTTCGGGGGTGGCAATGGCCGTGTACGAGCAGACTCGGGCCTTCATGAACAAGCGACCGACGTTGCGCTag